From a region of the Sulfuriferula plumbiphila genome:
- a CDS encoding DUF599 domain-containing protein, translating into MNHLFAAYSNDVVSFSISVALVIAYHAFLRIKIKKTPAYTVQAVNVIARTAWVETIMERENGILAVQTLRNSTMAATFLASTAVLLIIGVLTLSGQSNQMQGTWHALNPLGSIYAELWLTKLLFLLLDLFIAFFSFSMSIRIFNHVGFMINVPLTLKHKVISPAHVATHLNRAGRFYSIGMRAYYFIVPLVFWLFGPHFMLAATVLLIVVLYQLDRAPKIMVDDYTD; encoded by the coding sequence ATGAACCATCTGTTTGCCGCTTATAGCAATGACGTCGTGAGTTTTTCGATCAGTGTGGCGCTGGTAATTGCTTACCATGCTTTTTTGCGTATCAAGATCAAAAAAACCCCAGCCTATACCGTGCAGGCAGTCAATGTGATCGCGCGTACCGCCTGGGTAGAGACCATCATGGAACGCGAGAATGGCATTCTGGCTGTGCAGACCTTGCGCAATTCAACCATGGCTGCGACTTTTCTCGCTTCAACTGCTGTGCTGCTGATTATTGGTGTGCTGACCTTGAGCGGGCAAAGCAATCAAATGCAAGGTACGTGGCATGCCTTAAACCCGCTCGGTTCTATCTACGCTGAGCTGTGGTTGACCAAGCTGCTGTTTCTGCTGCTTGATCTGTTCATCGCGTTTTTCAGTTTTTCCATGTCCATCCGCATCTTTAATCACGTCGGTTTCATGATCAACGTGCCGCTAACGCTCAAGCACAAGGTCATTTCGCCAGCGCATGTCGCCACGCACCTGAACCGCGCCGGGCGTTTTTACAGCATCGGGATGCGCGCCTACTATTTCATCGTGCCGCTGGTATTCTGGCTGTTCGGTCCGCATTTCATGCTGGCGGCGACCGTGCTGCTGATCGTGGTGCTCTACCAGCTGGACCGGGCACCCAAGATCATGGTGGATGATTACACCGACTGA
- a CDS encoding tetratricopeptide repeat protein, protein MHKQIAVFGVLVMGMLSPSISQAMTPEETVMLSNAAERGNDGAQLLLAFEYLHGDAARPKDEKLAVYWFERAALQGNVAAQKMLGDLYEQGRGVPENLRVSADWRTKAALRGNTDAQVSLGKMYLAGAGVEKNPEKAEYWLQRAAIEGNSEAQFLLGKIYKLRDSNAREQALAGNLLARSASQGFGSAAEFLQFMENARYKVAELFHQHPADIHKLAQDGDAESQYRLATRYESGHGEPQDNAKALDWFKKAADNGHVMAMKSLAHIYAKGLDGVAADPKAAEYWTRRAQLAKP, encoded by the coding sequence ATGCATAAGCAAATCGCCGTGTTTGGCGTTCTGGTTATGGGAATGCTGTCTCCATCCATCAGCCAGGCGATGACCCCGGAAGAAACCGTGATGCTGTCCAATGCTGCCGAACGCGGTAATGATGGCGCGCAATTATTATTGGCATTCGAATACCTGCACGGCGATGCCGCACGCCCCAAGGATGAAAAGCTGGCAGTGTACTGGTTTGAGCGCGCCGCGCTGCAGGGCAACGTGGCGGCGCAGAAAATGCTGGGCGATCTCTACGAGCAGGGGCGCGGTGTGCCGGAAAATCTCAGGGTCAGCGCGGATTGGCGCACCAAGGCGGCACTGCGTGGCAATACCGACGCGCAGGTGAGCCTGGGCAAAATGTATCTGGCCGGTGCAGGCGTGGAAAAAAATCCGGAAAAGGCCGAATACTGGCTACAACGCGCAGCGATCGAGGGCAACAGCGAAGCACAATTCCTGCTGGGAAAAATATACAAGCTGCGCGATTCCAATGCGCGCGAGCAGGCGCTGGCGGGTAACCTGCTGGCCAGGTCGGCGTCGCAGGGCTTTGGTTCAGCAGCGGAGTTCCTGCAGTTCATGGAAAACGCCCGCTACAAGGTGGCGGAGTTGTTTCATCAACATCCTGCAGACATCCACAAACTGGCACAAGACGGCGATGCGGAGAGCCAATACCGGCTGGCTACGCGCTACGAAAGCGGCCACGGCGAGCCGCAGGATAATGCCAAGGCGCTGGACTGGTTCAAAAAAGCTGCCGACAATGGCCATGTAATGGCGATGAAGAGCCTGGCGCACATTTACGCCAAGGGGCTCGATGGCGTCGCCGCTGACCCCAAGGCTGCCGAATACTGGACAAGACGCGCGCAGCTTGCCAAGCCCTGA
- a CDS encoding retropepsin-like aspartic protease family protein: MVDTGASSVAISAREADRLGVDYRGGQRGRVSTANGTTAAYRVLFNNVRIGGISLNMVPGMVLEGDGMSIALLGMSFLSQLDMKREGAVMTLTRRY, encoded by the coding sequence ATGGTGGATACCGGTGCCAGTTCAGTCGCCATCAGCGCCCGGGAAGCCGACCGCCTGGGAGTTGATTACCGCGGCGGGCAGCGTGGCAGGGTGAGCACCGCCAACGGCACGACGGCAGCGTATCGGGTGTTGTTCAACAATGTGCGCATCGGCGGGATCAGTCTCAACATGGTGCCGGGAATGGTGCTGGAAGGCGACGGCATGTCGATTGCGCTGCTGGGAATGAGCTTTCTCAGCCAGCTCGACATGAAGCGTGAAGGTGCGGTGATGACGCTCACCCGGCGTTACTGA
- a CDS encoding type 1 glutamine amidotransferase: MKTVAIFRHTPSEGPGYFATFLNNNDIPWEIIKVDQGQPIPDDPAAYAGLVFMGGPMSVNDPLPWIPPILQLIRAAVAADVPVLGHCLGGQLISKALGGVVTRNPVKEIGWGDISAADNDAARAWLDGLTQFEGFHWHGETFSLPNAAVRIMSSAHCENQAYVIGKHLAMQCHVEMTPTMIRTWCNSWVDEIAASDSSAVQTPEIMQANMESRLIALNQVADRLYARWIKGLAQ; encoded by the coding sequence ATGAAAACCGTCGCCATTTTCCGCCACACCCCGTCTGAAGGTCCCGGCTATTTTGCCACCTTTCTGAATAACAATGACATTCCATGGGAAATCATCAAAGTGGATCAGGGCCAGCCGATCCCTGACGACCCAGCTGCCTATGCAGGGCTGGTATTCATGGGCGGGCCGATGAGCGTGAACGACCCATTGCCGTGGATTCCGCCCATCCTGCAACTGATCCGCGCAGCGGTGGCTGCGGATGTTCCGGTACTCGGGCATTGCCTGGGCGGGCAGCTGATATCCAAAGCGCTGGGCGGCGTGGTCACACGCAATCCGGTTAAGGAAATCGGCTGGGGTGACATTAGCGCAGCCGACAATGATGCTGCCCGCGCCTGGCTGGATGGGCTGACACAATTCGAGGGCTTTCACTGGCATGGCGAGACATTCTCCCTGCCCAATGCCGCCGTCCGTATCATGAGCAGCGCGCATTGTGAAAATCAGGCATACGTCATCGGCAAACACCTGGCCATGCAATGCCATGTGGAAATGACCCCGACCATGATCCGCACCTGGTGCAATAGCTGGGTGGATGAAATTGCCGCCAGCGACAGTTCCGCGGTGCAAACGCCGGAAATCATGCAGGCCAATATGGAAAGCCGACTTATCGCGCTCAACCAGGTTGCCGATCGCCTGTATGCGCGCTGGATCAAGGGACTGGCGCAATAA
- the sat gene encoding sulfate adenylyltransferase translates to MSKLVKPHGGGELKPLLLSGAVRDAELARALTLPKVRMSSRETGDLIMLGIGGFTPLDGFMTHADWQGVCDGYKMASGLFWPIPITLSTDEVTAHAINAGSDIALVDSESGEIMGTMKVSEKYTIDKAHECMMVYKTTDIEHPGVKMVMEQGAVNLAGSVKVLSTGSFKEEYGDQFMTPAETRALFESKGWATVAAFQTRNPMHRSHEYLAKVAVEICDGVMIHSLLGKLKPGDIPADVRSNAIGTLIDKYFVKNTVVQAGYPLDMRYAGPREALLHALFRQNYGCSHLIVGRDHAGVGDYYGPFDAHHIFEQIPKDALETKALKIDWTFWCYKCGGMASARTCPHGKDDRLLLSGTKLRKMLSENDEVPNEFSRPEVLAILRAYYAGLADDQKVKIEMKGHSAA, encoded by the coding sequence ATGTCCAAACTCGTGAAGCCACATGGTGGTGGTGAACTCAAGCCATTACTGCTTAGCGGCGCCGTACGCGATGCCGAACTCGCGCGCGCGCTAACCCTGCCCAAAGTGCGCATGTCGTCGCGTGAAACCGGCGATCTGATCATGCTGGGCATTGGTGGCTTTACCCCGCTGGACGGCTTCATGACCCATGCCGACTGGCAGGGCGTATGCGATGGCTACAAAATGGCCAGCGGCCTGTTCTGGCCGATTCCCATCACCCTGTCCACCGATGAAGTTACCGCCCATGCCATCAACGCCGGCTCCGACATTGCCCTGGTGGACAGCGAGAGCGGGGAGATCATGGGCACCATGAAAGTGTCGGAAAAATACACCATCGACAAAGCCCACGAATGCATGATGGTGTACAAGACCACCGACATCGAACACCCCGGCGTGAAAATGGTCATGGAGCAGGGCGCGGTCAATCTGGCCGGTTCGGTGAAAGTGCTCTCAACCGGCAGTTTCAAGGAAGAATATGGCGATCAGTTCATGACGCCCGCAGAAACCCGCGCGTTATTTGAATCGAAAGGCTGGGCGACAGTCGCCGCATTCCAGACTCGCAACCCCATGCACCGCTCGCATGAATATCTGGCCAAAGTGGCTGTGGAGATTTGCGACGGCGTGATGATCCATTCGCTGCTGGGCAAGCTCAAGCCGGGCGACATTCCTGCAGACGTACGCTCCAATGCCATTGGCACCCTGATTGACAAATATTTCGTCAAAAATACGGTGGTACAAGCCGGCTATCCGCTCGACATGCGCTATGCCGGGCCACGCGAAGCCTTGCTGCACGCCCTGTTCCGCCAGAATTATGGCTGTTCGCACCTGATTGTGGGACGCGACCACGCTGGCGTAGGCGACTACTACGGCCCGTTCGACGCACACCACATTTTCGAACAAATACCCAAAGATGCGCTGGAAACCAAGGCGCTCAAGATCGACTGGACATTCTGGTGCTACAAGTGTGGCGGCATGGCGTCTGCCCGCACCTGCCCGCACGGCAAGGATGATCGCCTGCTGCTGTCGGGCACCAAGCTGCGCAAGATGCTGTCGGAGAACGACGAAGTACCTAACGAGTTCTCGCGCCCCGAAGTTCTCGCCATTCTGCGTGCTTACTATGCCGGCCTGGCTGACGACCAGAAAGTAAAAATTGAAATGAAGGGCCATTCGGCAGCGTAG
- the aprB gene encoding adenylyl-sulfate reductase subunit beta, with amino-acid sequence MPTYVRTDKCDGCKGQDKTACMYICPHDLMMLDKDGSATGHAMKAYNQEPEQCWECYSCVKICPQNAIEVRHYADIVPLGGSVQPLRGSDSIMWTIKFRNGTLKRFKFPIRTTPEGSIDPYGGKETAKLENITKPGFFTASGGYRPGNPAELIRKQS; translated from the coding sequence ATGCCTACCTATGTTCGTACCGACAAATGCGACGGTTGCAAGGGCCAGGACAAGACCGCCTGCATGTATATTTGCCCGCACGACCTGATGATGCTGGACAAAGACGGCTCTGCGACGGGGCACGCCATGAAGGCGTACAACCAGGAGCCGGAGCAATGCTGGGAATGCTATTCCTGCGTGAAAATCTGCCCGCAAAACGCCATTGAAGTGCGCCACTACGCCGACATTGTGCCGCTGGGCGGCTCGGTGCAACCGTTGCGCGGTTCCGATTCCATCATGTGGACCATCAAGTTCCGCAACGGCACGCTGAAGCGCTTCAAGTTCCCGATCCGTACCACACCGGAAGGCTCCATCGACCCTTACGGCGGCAAGGAAACGGCGAAACTGGAAAACATCACCAAGCCGGGCTTCTTCACGGCCTCCGGCGGCTACCGCCCCGGCAATCCCGCCGAATTGATCCGCAAGCAATCTTGA
- the aprA gene encoding adenylyl-sulfate reductase subunit alpha has product MAGEFGNPEVVQEEVDILLIGGGMACCGAAYEVMRWADAAKAETGIDLKIKLVDKAAMDRSGAVAQGLSAINTYIGEQDPADYARMVSNDLMGITRDDLAYDLGRHVDESVHLFEEWGLPIWKTDENGERHDGSKGMPALKDGGKPVRSGKWQIMINGESYKWIVAEAAKKALGMDRIEERIFIVKLVNDKNDPSRIAGAVGFSTREHKVVVYKAKAILLAAGGCVNLFRPRSVGEGQGRAWYPVWNAGSTYAMAAEAGAELTMMENRFVPARFKDGYGPVGAWFLLFKAKAVNADGEVYMDRNKEMLNDYPPYGLAAVPASCLRNHLMLKEMKEGRGPIYMDTVAALAKLRETLSPREVKHLEAEAWEDFLDMCIGQCGVWVGENIEPEKKNSELMPTEPYLLGSHSGCCGIWVSGPEDLGAPTNEDHDDAAKIPGHLPKGWNWGYRSMTTVKGLFTAGDGVGASGHKFSSGSHAEGRMCAKAMVKYCIDNKDWKPELDTSPEQLVADIYQPVKTFLEFKDYTTAIDINPHYITPKMLQFRLQKIMDEYVAGVATYYTTNAHMLKVAEEKLELLKEDALKMRAKDLHELLRAWENYHRLMTAEAHMKHIQFREESRYPGFYYRMDKNFVDEKNWKCFVNSIYDKETKQWTVFKRKHVDLVDKSKLFKAAAH; this is encoded by the coding sequence ATGGCTGGAGAATTTGGTAATCCCGAAGTGGTGCAAGAAGAAGTGGATATCCTTCTGATTGGCGGCGGCATGGCCTGCTGTGGCGCCGCTTACGAAGTCATGCGCTGGGCGGATGCCGCCAAGGCCGAAACCGGCATTGACCTGAAAATCAAACTGGTGGACAAAGCTGCCATGGATCGTTCCGGTGCAGTGGCACAGGGACTGTCCGCCATCAACACTTACATCGGCGAGCAGGATCCCGCCGATTACGCCCGCATGGTATCCAACGACCTGATGGGGATCACCCGCGACGACCTCGCCTACGACCTGGGCCGCCACGTGGATGAATCCGTGCATCTGTTCGAAGAATGGGGCCTGCCGATCTGGAAAACCGACGAAAACGGCGAACGCCACGACGGCTCCAAAGGCATGCCCGCGCTGAAAGACGGTGGCAAACCGGTGCGTTCGGGCAAGTGGCAGATCATGATCAACGGCGAATCCTACAAGTGGATCGTCGCCGAGGCCGCCAAAAAGGCGCTGGGCATGGATCGCATCGAAGAGCGCATCTTCATCGTCAAGCTGGTCAACGACAAGAACGATCCTTCGCGCATTGCCGGTGCAGTCGGCTTCTCCACGCGTGAGCACAAAGTCGTGGTATACAAGGCCAAGGCCATCCTGCTGGCGGCTGGCGGTTGCGTTAACCTGTTCCGCCCGCGCTCCGTGGGTGAAGGTCAGGGCCGTGCCTGGTATCCGGTATGGAACGCCGGTTCCACCTACGCCATGGCCGCCGAAGCCGGCGCTGAGTTGACCATGATGGAAAACCGCTTCGTGCCCGCCCGCTTCAAGGACGGCTACGGCCCGGTAGGCGCCTGGTTCCTGCTGTTCAAGGCCAAGGCGGTCAATGCTGACGGCGAAGTGTACATGGACCGGAACAAGGAGATGCTGAACGACTATCCGCCCTACGGGTTGGCCGCCGTTCCCGCCTCCTGCCTGCGCAACCACCTGATGCTGAAGGAGATGAAGGAAGGCCGCGGCCCCATTTACATGGACACAGTCGCCGCCCTCGCCAAGCTGCGCGAAACCCTGTCCCCACGCGAAGTGAAGCACCTGGAAGCAGAAGCCTGGGAAGACTTCCTCGACATGTGCATCGGCCAGTGCGGTGTCTGGGTGGGTGAAAACATCGAACCGGAGAAGAAAAATTCCGAACTGATGCCTACCGAGCCCTACCTGCTCGGCTCCCATTCCGGTTGCTGCGGTATCTGGGTATCCGGTCCCGAGGATCTCGGCGCGCCCACCAATGAAGACCATGACGATGCTGCCAAAATCCCGGGGCACCTGCCCAAGGGGTGGAACTGGGGCTATCGCTCCATGACCACGGTCAAGGGTCTGTTCACCGCCGGTGACGGCGTCGGCGCATCCGGCCACAAGTTCTCTTCCGGCTCGCATGCCGAAGGCCGCATGTGCGCCAAGGCCATGGTCAAGTACTGCATCGACAACAAGGACTGGAAACCGGAACTGGATACCTCGCCCGAACAGCTGGTCGCGGACATCTATCAGCCGGTCAAGACTTTCCTTGAGTTCAAGGACTACACCACGGCCATCGACATCAACCCGCACTACATCACGCCCAAGATGCTGCAGTTCCGCCTGCAGAAAATCATGGACGAGTATGTGGCCGGTGTGGCGACCTACTACACCACCAACGCGCACATGCTGAAAGTGGCCGAAGAAAAACTCGAGTTACTGAAGGAAGACGCCCTCAAGATGCGTGCGAAAGACCTGCACGAACTGCTGCGCGCCTGGGAAAACTACCATCGTCTGATGACGGCGGAAGCCCACATGAAGCATATCCAGTTCCGCGAAGAATCCCGCTACCCGGGCTTCTACTACCGCATGGACAAAAACTTTGTCGATGAGAAAAACTGGAAGTGCTTCGTCAACTCTATCTACGACAAAGAAACCAAGCAATGGACGGTGTTCAAGCGCAAGCACGTGGATCTGGTGGACAAATCCAAACTGTTCAAAGCTGCCGCGCATTAA
- a CDS encoding YkgJ family cysteine cluster protein, whose protein sequence is MQQPDINDFPFPQSPVVPQLVEGDKLIQFQCHKGIKCWNACCSNIDISLTPYDVLRLKNRLNMGSGEFLVKYTIPYELEPGGIAGIKLKPVEGGSACQFMKPEGCSVYEDRPTACRYYPVALLSMRKQNEFTDRDAYAMVKEEHCLGHFEPRTISVNDYRKEQGLEIYDELGRGWRQLILKKKSAGPTIGKPSDRSLQLFFMACYDLDRFRQFVESPSFREVYDLDDAAMAKILGSEAELMQFGFRLIRQVMFSEPSIPVKTDALDRRLARKAERAAVMDGIVAKVPPEAIKYGDPNDKYGIQD, encoded by the coding sequence ATGCAACAGCCCGACATCAACGATTTTCCCTTCCCGCAAAGCCCGGTCGTGCCGCAATTGGTGGAGGGCGACAAGCTCATCCAGTTTCAGTGCCACAAAGGCATCAAGTGCTGGAACGCCTGCTGCAGCAATATTGACATCAGCCTCACCCCCTACGATGTATTGCGCCTGAAAAATCGCCTCAACATGGGCTCCGGCGAGTTCCTGGTGAAATACACCATTCCCTACGAACTGGAGCCGGGCGGCATTGCCGGCATCAAGCTCAAGCCAGTCGAAGGCGGCAGCGCCTGCCAGTTCATGAAACCGGAAGGGTGCAGCGTCTATGAAGACCGCCCCACCGCGTGCCGCTACTATCCGGTAGCGCTACTTTCCATGCGCAAACAAAACGAATTCACCGACCGCGACGCCTACGCCATGGTGAAGGAAGAGCACTGCCTGGGCCACTTCGAGCCGCGCACCATCAGCGTCAACGACTACCGCAAGGAACAAGGCCTTGAAATCTACGACGAACTCGGACGCGGCTGGCGTCAGCTCATCCTCAAGAAAAAATCCGCAGGGCCTACGATAGGCAAACCTTCTGACCGCAGCCTGCAACTGTTTTTCATGGCTTGCTACGACCTCGACCGTTTCCGCCAGTTTGTGGAAAGTCCGTCGTTCCGCGAGGTGTACGACCTTGACGACGCCGCCATGGCAAAAATCCTCGGCAGCGAAGCCGAACTGATGCAATTCGGCTTTCGGCTCATCCGTCAGGTCATGTTCAGCGAGCCCAGCATTCCGGTAAAGACCGACGCCCTCGACAGGCGTCTGGCACGCAAGGCCGAGCGCGCAGCAGTCATGGACGGGATTGTCGCCAAGGTGCCGCCCGAAGCCATCAAATATGGCGACCCCAACGACAAATACGGCATTCAGGATTGA
- a CDS encoding CbbQ/NirQ/NorQ/GpvN family protein, whose amino-acid sequence MNARTLNPESNFIEREPYYEAIGSEISIFEAAYANRLPVLLKGPTGCGKTRFMEYMAWRLKRPLITVSCHDDLTASDLVGRYLVKGGETVWVDGPLARAVRAGAICYLDEIVEARKDTMVVIHPLADDRRALPMEKLGVIIEASADFCLAISYNPGYQSVLKDLKQSTRQRFVALEFDYPSASMEAKIVATESDVDAALAERLVKFAQMTRNLKGSGLEEGASTRLLIHAGKLIAKGVPPVTACQCAIAQAITDDAEMLAAVQELSSSLF is encoded by the coding sequence GTGAACGCCCGTACCCTCAACCCGGAATCCAACTTCATCGAGCGCGAACCATATTACGAAGCAATTGGCAGCGAAATCAGCATCTTTGAAGCCGCCTACGCCAATCGCCTGCCGGTGTTGCTGAAAGGCCCCACCGGCTGTGGCAAGACGCGCTTCATGGAATACATGGCGTGGCGCCTGAAGCGGCCGCTGATTACCGTCTCCTGCCATGACGACCTCACCGCTTCCGACCTGGTCGGGCGCTATCTGGTCAAGGGCGGCGAGACGGTGTGGGTGGACGGGCCACTGGCGCGGGCAGTGCGCGCCGGGGCGATCTGCTACCTGGACGAAATCGTCGAGGCACGCAAGGACACGATGGTGGTGATCCACCCGCTGGCCGACGACCGCCGCGCGCTGCCAATGGAAAAGCTCGGCGTGATTATCGAAGCCAGTGCGGATTTCTGCCTGGCTATTTCCTACAACCCCGGTTACCAGAGCGTGCTCAAGGACTTGAAGCAGAGCACCCGTCAGCGCTTCGTGGCGCTGGAATTCGACTACCCCAGCGCCAGCATGGAAGCCAAAATCGTCGCCACCGAGAGTGATGTGGATGCGGCACTGGCCGAGCGTCTGGTCAAATTCGCGCAGATGACCCGCAACCTCAAAGGCAGCGGCCTGGAAGAAGGCGCCAGCACGCGGCTGCTGATCCATGCCGGCAAGCTCATCGCCAAAGGGGTGCCGCCGGTCACCGCCTGCCAATGTGCAATTGCCCAGGCGATTACCGATGACGCGGAAATGCTGGCGGCGGTACAGGAATTGTCTTCGTCGTTGTTCTGA
- a CDS encoding nitric oxide reductase activation protein NorD, with translation MVQPPPLTADAIETFLEATLEAEFSFLRLDELIAAIHPLSRVQQDYLLDWVKRISTTNIEIAYQFAGRAVPLLDKLDRRVLETWALSAMDTYDRTGLRDALLVIRNVEQFVHTSEIRTSGTVFEDISGILLTFVRGLSGRKLKLEQADAPFTDSETLYLPAVISWMETAEDNFRLAKAMVAFQWAQTRYGSFRVNLHDALADYPDQAHALNCFFALETLRLDACLARELPGLYRDMQALRQVLGQTALPAGWDDFAHVLAAPDAAVFDTLSCLQSAYPHPAPAPVCYQGELRPDAIASTLAARLEREKMLLRVKLAQLVDDLHPPQHGEEEKKPPVFNLKEPEEGNTPNIDQFEITLNDMPVAPPEDVRQLITSIKLDLGDIPPEYLTPAGDGEYDPKRYQDQERDPDAVWQGTYHEEGAHLYPEWDCGRKHYRKNWCVLREKDVRPADPGYVAEVLARYGGLVKHLRKTFEAMRDENRVEKRQVQGDEVDIDALVEALADARDGSEMSDRLFTRMHRSERNIAVMFMVDMSGSTKGWINDAEREALVLLAEALEVLGDRYAIYGFSGITRKRCEIFRVKSFDEPYTPAVKARIAGITPQEYTRMGVAIRHLSKLLIEVEARTKLLITLSDGKPDDYFDVYRGQYGIEDTRQSLIEARRAGIHPFCITIDREAKAYLPHMYGAANYIEIDDVKKLPLKAADIYRKLTT, from the coding sequence ATGGTTCAGCCCCCGCCTTTAACCGCCGACGCTATCGAAACCTTCCTCGAAGCAACCCTCGAGGCTGAATTCTCCTTCCTGCGTCTGGACGAACTGATCGCCGCCATTCACCCGCTGTCACGGGTACAGCAGGACTACCTGCTCGACTGGGTCAAGCGCATCAGCACCACCAATATCGAAATCGCTTACCAGTTTGCCGGACGCGCGGTGCCGCTGCTCGACAAGCTCGACCGGCGGGTACTGGAAACCTGGGCGCTCAGCGCGATGGACACCTACGACCGTACCGGCCTGCGTGATGCGCTACTGGTCATCCGCAACGTCGAACAATTCGTCCATACCAGTGAGATCCGTACTTCCGGCACCGTCTTTGAAGATATCAGCGGCATCCTGCTCACTTTTGTGCGCGGTCTGTCCGGCCGCAAACTGAAACTGGAGCAGGCGGACGCGCCCTTCACCGACAGCGAAACCCTGTACCTGCCAGCCGTCATCTCATGGATGGAAACGGCGGAGGACAACTTCCGCCTGGCCAAGGCCATGGTCGCGTTCCAGTGGGCGCAAACGCGCTATGGCAGCTTTCGCGTCAACCTGCATGACGCGCTGGCTGATTATCCTGACCAGGCACACGCGCTGAACTGCTTTTTTGCACTGGAAACCCTGCGTCTTGATGCCTGTCTGGCGCGCGAGCTGCCCGGGCTCTACCGCGACATGCAAGCGCTCCGACAGGTACTCGGTCAAACCGCCCTGCCCGCTGGCTGGGACGATTTTGCCCATGTGCTGGCTGCCCCCGATGCCGCCGTCTTCGACACCCTGAGCTGCCTGCAATCCGCCTATCCGCACCCGGCGCCCGCGCCGGTTTGCTACCAGGGGGAGCTGCGTCCGGATGCCATAGCCAGCACCCTGGCCGCGCGGCTGGAACGCGAAAAAATGCTGCTGCGCGTCAAACTGGCGCAACTCGTCGACGACCTGCACCCGCCCCAGCATGGGGAGGAAGAGAAAAAACCACCCGTGTTTAATCTCAAAGAGCCCGAAGAAGGCAACACTCCCAACATCGACCAGTTCGAAATCACCCTCAACGACATGCCCGTCGCGCCGCCCGAAGACGTGCGCCAGCTGATCACCTCGATCAAGCTCGACCTCGGCGACATCCCCCCCGAATACCTCACCCCGGCGGGCGACGGCGAATACGACCCCAAGCGCTACCAGGACCAGGAACGCGACCCCGACGCAGTCTGGCAGGGCACCTACCATGAAGAAGGCGCGCACCTCTATCCGGAGTGGGATTGCGGCCGCAAGCACTACCGCAAGAACTGGTGCGTGCTGCGCGAAAAGGACGTGCGCCCGGCCGATCCCGGCTACGTGGCGGAAGTCCTGGCGCGTTATGGCGGCCTGGTCAAGCACCTGCGCAAGACCTTTGAAGCCATGCGCGACGAAAACCGGGTGGAGAAACGCCAGGTGCAAGGCGACGAAGTGGACATCGACGCGCTGGTGGAAGCCCTGGCCGACGCCCGCGACGGCAGCGAAATGAGCGACCGCCTGTTCACCCGCATGCACCGTTCCGAGCGCAACATCGCCGTCATGTTCATGGTGGACATGAGCGGCTCGACCAAAGGCTGGATCAACGACGCCGAGCGCGAAGCGCTGGTATTGCTGGCCGAGGCGCTGGAAGTGCTGGGCGACCGCTACGCGATTTACGGGTTTTCAGGCATCACCCGCAAGCGCTGCGAAATCTTCCGCGTCAAGAGCTTCGACGAACCCTACACACCGGCAGTCAAAGCCCGCATCGCCGGCATCACCCCGCAGGAATACACGCGCATGGGCGTGGCCATCCGCCACCTGTCCAAACTGCTGATTGAGGTCGAAGCCCGCACCAAGCTGCTGATTACCCTCTCCGACGGCAAACCGGACGATTATTTCGACGTCTACCGCGGCCAGTACGGCATCGAGGACACGCGCCAGTCGCTGATCGAAGCGCGCCGTGCCGGCATCCACCCGTTCTGCATCACCATCGACCGCGAAGCCAAAGCCTACCTGCCGCACATGTATGGCGCGGCCAACTACATCGAAATTGACGACGTGAAAAAATTACCGCTCAAGGCTGCCGACATCTACCGCAAACTCACGACCTGA